Proteins encoded within one genomic window of Panicum virgatum strain AP13 chromosome 1N, P.virgatum_v5, whole genome shotgun sequence:
- the LOC120655597 gene encoding GTPase activating protein 1: MLDHLVGLVRVRVVRGVNLAIRDLRSSDPYVVVRIGMQKLRTKVIKKNTNPEWNEELTLSIEDPAHPVKLEVFDKDTFVDDSMGNAELDIRPLVEVVKMKLQDVADGTVVKKLVPNRQNCLAEESSIYISEGKVKQDLVIRLKNVECGEIELQLQWVDLPGSKGV, from the exons ATGCTGGACCATCTCGTCGGGCTGGTGAGGGTGCGCGTGGTCAGGGGGGTGAACCTCGCCATCCGCGACCTCCGATCCAGCGACCCCTACGTCGTCGTCCGCATCGGCATGCAG AAGCTGAGGACgaaggtgatcaagaagaaTACCAATCCGGAATGGAATGAAGAACTCACCCTCTCGATTGAAGACCCTGCACATCCTGTCAAACTG GAAGTGTTTGACAAGGACACATTCGTGGATGATTCGATGGGTAACGCGGAGCTGGACATTCGACCGTTGGTTGAGGTCGTGAAGATGAAGCTTCAGGATGTTGCCGATGGAACTGTGGTAAAGAAACTGGTGCCCAACAGACAGAACTGCCTAGCCGAGGAGAGCTCGATTTACATCTCCGAGGGGAAGGTGAAGCAGGACCTGGTTATCAGGCTGAAGAACGTGGAGTGCGGGGAGATAGAGCTCCAGCTTCAGTGGGTCGACCTTCCTGGTTCAAAGGGTGTATGA
- the LOC120655598 gene encoding coatomer subunit beta'-2-like isoform X3, producing the protein MVVIDMTRLNPTTPQAAVVANEAVYVNSTVVSKHFKTSAITYDLFNKPETGRLVHKMTLPVILAATSGPQSWEVTTSLSPLDQQMMGWLPSKYETGFTWVNSLDVHPTEPWITTTQQDPYVRIWNYQTQEVKRFCLGVRELQVTSVKFIAREKWIVAGTSYGLIYLFSYDPLQQIRVVKAHSGSVNSLAIHPNEPYVLSASFGGDVQLRDYEEDMEIIESFSARNWCARCVVFDPSGATFANACGDLIKMWNVDSGECKLILSGHSHEVTCLEYFTREDELYLISGSQDRTAKIWDCQTGRCVKTLQAYSPVRAVCSHPDLPILITGSYDGSLRLWNSTSFRRERIMKFDVGGVKAIACLKGSTRTSTQACRISWG; encoded by the exons ATGGTGGTAATTGATATGACAAGGTTGAACCCAACGACGCCACAGGCAGCAGTGGTAGCGAATGAGGCGGTTTATGTGAACAGCACAGTCGTGAGCAAGCATTTCAAAACCAGCGCCATCACCTACGACCTATTTAATAAACCGGAAACTGGTAGATTAGTGCACAAGATGACACTGCCTGTTATTTTGGCAGCTACAAGTGGACCGCAGTCATGGGAGGTTACGACGTCACTCTCTCCACTAGACCAACAA ATGATGGGGTGGTTGCCAAGCAAG TATGAAACTGGGTTCACTTGGGTGAACTCCTTGGATGTCCATCCCACGGAGCCATG GATAACGACGACTCAACAGGACCCTTATGTGCGCATATGGAATTACCAGACGCAG GAAGTGAAACGCTTTTGTCTCGGAGTTCGCGAGTTACAAG TAACCTCGGTTAAATTTATAGCACGGGAAAAATGGATTGTGGCCGGTACCAGTTATGGTCTAATCTACCTATTCAGTTATGATCCACTCCAACAAATCCGTGTTGTGAAAGCGCACTCGGGATCTGTCAACTCTCTGGCCATCCATCCGAACGAGCCATATGTCCTGTCAGCATCCTTTGGTGGTGACGTACAGCTCCGGGACTATGAGGAGGATATGGAGATAATCGAAAGTTTTTCTGCAAGAAATTGGTGCGCAAGATGTGTCGTGTTTGATCCATCAGGAGCTACTTTTGCTAATGCTTGCGGAGATTTAATAAAG ATGTGGAATGTGGATTCCGGTGAGTGTAAGCTCATACTGTCTGGACATTCACACGAGGTGACTTGTTTAGAGTACTTTACTCGTGAGGATGAGTTATACTTGATCAGTGGTTCTCAAGACAGAACTGCCAAG ATATGGGACTGTCAAACAGGGCGCTGTGTAAAGACACTCCAAGCGTACTCGCCTGTTCGTGCGGTCTGTTCCCATCCAGATCTTCCAATACTAATTACAGGTTCATATGACGGGTCACTTCGCCTTTGGAACTCCACAAGCTTCAG GCGCGAGCGTATAATGAAGTTTGACGTCGGAGGTGTGAAAGCTATAGCTTGCTTAAAGGGGTCAACAAG GACTTCGACCCAAGCCTGCCGGATTTCTTGGGGATGA
- the LOC120655598 gene encoding coatomer subunit beta'-2-like isoform X2: MVVIDMTRLNPTTPQAAVVANEAVYVNSTVVSKHFKTSAITYDLFNKPETGRLVHKMTLPVILAATSGPQSWEVTTSLSPLDQQMMGWLPSKYETGFTWVNSLDVHPTEPWITTTQQDPYVRIWNYQTQEVKRFCLGVRELQVTSVKFIAREKWIVAGTSYGLIYLFSYDPLQQIRVVKAHSGSVNSLAIHPNEPYVLSASFGGDVQLRDYEEDMEIIESFSARNWCARCVVFDPSGATFANACGDLIKMWNVDSGECKLILSGHSHEVTCLEYFTREDELYLISGSQDRTAKIWDCQTGRCVKTLQAYSPVRAVCSHPDLPILITGSYDGSLRLWNSTSFRRERIMKFDVGGVKAIACLKGSTRIVIGHAGGLGFAEIGPE, from the exons ATGGTGGTAATTGATATGACAAGGTTGAACCCAACGACGCCACAGGCAGCAGTGGTAGCGAATGAGGCGGTTTATGTGAACAGCACAGTCGTGAGCAAGCATTTCAAAACCAGCGCCATCACCTACGACCTATTTAATAAACCGGAAACTGGTAGATTAGTGCACAAGATGACACTGCCTGTTATTTTGGCAGCTACAAGTGGACCGCAGTCATGGGAGGTTACGACGTCACTCTCTCCACTAGACCAACAA ATGATGGGGTGGTTGCCAAGCAAG TATGAAACTGGGTTCACTTGGGTGAACTCCTTGGATGTCCATCCCACGGAGCCATG GATAACGACGACTCAACAGGACCCTTATGTGCGCATATGGAATTACCAGACGCAG GAAGTGAAACGCTTTTGTCTCGGAGTTCGCGAGTTACAAG TAACCTCGGTTAAATTTATAGCACGGGAAAAATGGATTGTGGCCGGTACCAGTTATGGTCTAATCTACCTATTCAGTTATGATCCACTCCAACAAATCCGTGTTGTGAAAGCGCACTCGGGATCTGTCAACTCTCTGGCCATCCATCCGAACGAGCCATATGTCCTGTCAGCATCCTTTGGTGGTGACGTACAGCTCCGGGACTATGAGGAGGATATGGAGATAATCGAAAGTTTTTCTGCAAGAAATTGGTGCGCAAGATGTGTCGTGTTTGATCCATCAGGAGCTACTTTTGCTAATGCTTGCGGAGATTTAATAAAG ATGTGGAATGTGGATTCCGGTGAGTGTAAGCTCATACTGTCTGGACATTCACACGAGGTGACTTGTTTAGAGTACTTTACTCGTGAGGATGAGTTATACTTGATCAGTGGTTCTCAAGACAGAACTGCCAAG ATATGGGACTGTCAAACAGGGCGCTGTGTAAAGACACTCCAAGCGTACTCGCCTGTTCGTGCGGTCTGTTCCCATCCAGATCTTCCAATACTAATTACAGGTTCATATGACGGGTCACTTCGCCTTTGGAACTCCACAAGCTTCAG GCGCGAGCGTATAATGAAGTTTGACGTCGGAGGTGTGAAAGCTATAGCTTGCTTAAAGGGGTCAACAAG GATTGTGATCGGACATGCTGGTGGATTAGGATTTGCAGAAATTGGCCCCGAGTAA
- the LOC120655598 gene encoding coatomer subunit beta'-2-like isoform X1: MVVIDMTRLNPTTPQAAVVANEAVYVNSTVVSKHFKTSAITYDLFNKPETGRLVHKMTLPVILAATSGPQSWEVTTSLSPLDQQMMGWLPSKYETGFTWVNSLDVHPTEPWITTTQQDPYVRIWNYQTQEVKRFCLGVRELQVTSVKFIAREKWIVAGTSYGLIYLFSYDPLQQIRVVKAHSGSVNSLAIHPNEPYVLSASFGGDVQLRDYEEDMEIIESFSARNWCARCVVFDPSGATFANACGDLIKMWNVDSGECKLILSGHSHEVTCLEYFTREDELYLISGSQDRTAKIWDCQTGRCVKTLQAYSPVRAVCSHPDLPILITGSYDGSLRLWNSTSFRRERIMKFDVGGVKAIACLKGSTSRIVIGHAGGLGFAEIGPE; the protein is encoded by the exons ATGGTGGTAATTGATATGACAAGGTTGAACCCAACGACGCCACAGGCAGCAGTGGTAGCGAATGAGGCGGTTTATGTGAACAGCACAGTCGTGAGCAAGCATTTCAAAACCAGCGCCATCACCTACGACCTATTTAATAAACCGGAAACTGGTAGATTAGTGCACAAGATGACACTGCCTGTTATTTTGGCAGCTACAAGTGGACCGCAGTCATGGGAGGTTACGACGTCACTCTCTCCACTAGACCAACAA ATGATGGGGTGGTTGCCAAGCAAG TATGAAACTGGGTTCACTTGGGTGAACTCCTTGGATGTCCATCCCACGGAGCCATG GATAACGACGACTCAACAGGACCCTTATGTGCGCATATGGAATTACCAGACGCAG GAAGTGAAACGCTTTTGTCTCGGAGTTCGCGAGTTACAAG TAACCTCGGTTAAATTTATAGCACGGGAAAAATGGATTGTGGCCGGTACCAGTTATGGTCTAATCTACCTATTCAGTTATGATCCACTCCAACAAATCCGTGTTGTGAAAGCGCACTCGGGATCTGTCAACTCTCTGGCCATCCATCCGAACGAGCCATATGTCCTGTCAGCATCCTTTGGTGGTGACGTACAGCTCCGGGACTATGAGGAGGATATGGAGATAATCGAAAGTTTTTCTGCAAGAAATTGGTGCGCAAGATGTGTCGTGTTTGATCCATCAGGAGCTACTTTTGCTAATGCTTGCGGAGATTTAATAAAG ATGTGGAATGTGGATTCCGGTGAGTGTAAGCTCATACTGTCTGGACATTCACACGAGGTGACTTGTTTAGAGTACTTTACTCGTGAGGATGAGTTATACTTGATCAGTGGTTCTCAAGACAGAACTGCCAAG ATATGGGACTGTCAAACAGGGCGCTGTGTAAAGACACTCCAAGCGTACTCGCCTGTTCGTGCGGTCTGTTCCCATCCAGATCTTCCAATACTAATTACAGGTTCATATGACGGGTCACTTCGCCTTTGGAACTCCACAAGCTTCAG GCGCGAGCGTATAATGAAGTTTGACGTCGGAGGTGTGAAAGCTATAGCTTGCTTAAAGGGGTCAACAAG CAGGATTGTGATCGGACATGCTGGTGGATTAGGATTTGCAGAAATTGGCCCCGAGTAA